One genomic window of Prochlorococcus marinus str. NATL2A includes the following:
- the gltB gene encoding glutamate synthase large subunit, with product MHQRISRSNWPYCDSTYPDAFSGEKDSCGVGFIASVEGKQNHWVLTQALRGLSCMEHRGGCGGDSDSGDGAGILCEIPWSYFKQVWDKAKHCEPQASGIGMIFMPKDLKNRELAKKICEQEAESLGLTSKGWRDVPVHEEVLGKLARENEPFITQWIVDIKDKEINLEALLFRLRQRISNRANIELKEDELGLYICSLSSKTIVYKGMVRSEILAPFYNDLKDDRFEVSYAVYHRRFSTNTLPKWPLAQPMRLLGHNGEINTLLGNINWAKATETDISSVWKENANDLKPIVDNLYSDSANLDLNLELLVRSGRPITDSLLTLIPEAFRDQPELINKPEITAFYEYAAGTQEPWDGPALIVFTDGTNIGATLDRNGLRPARYCITKNGYVVMGSETGVVELEEDVIQEKGRLGPGQMLAVDLESKRILRNWDVKEESANRYPYLDWLKANRINLNNQSWEINNKFDKQKLLQYQIAFGFSAEDFDYIINSMAANAKEPTYCMGDDIPLAILSNKSHILYDYFKQRFAQVTNPPIDPLREKLVTSLEMNLGVRKAPLRPKEESARLIHLESPILNEKELNSIKNSELSCKQISTLIPINDDKIILEEGLKNLCKEAEDSVINGREILILSDRDINRENSYIPPLLAVGAVHHHLLRKGLRLKTSIIIDTAQCWSTHHIACLIGFGASAICPWLTWETTRHWWQLPKTQKLISDGKLSNLSIEIAQDNVKKAMEDGLRKILSKIGISVLASYHGAQIFEAIGIGADLIDLAFKGTTSRIAGLTLSELSIETISFHKKAFPELEQKKLDFNGFVQYRNSGEFHLNNPEMSKILHAAVKAGPEYDHFKTYQQLLENRPATTLRDLLTFKTATQPLPLDQIESVENICQRFCTGGMSLGALSREAHEVLAIAMNRIGGKSNSGEGGEDPARFNVLEDVDENNQSKTLPNLKGLLNGDTACSAIKQIASGRFGVTPEYLTSGKQLEIKVAQGAKPGEGGQLPGPKVDEYIARLRNSKPGVALISPPPHHDIYSIEDLAQLIHDLHQINPTAKVSVKLVAEIGIGTIAGGVAKANADVIQISGHDGGTGASPLSSIKHAGLPWELGLTEVHRSLLENGLRERVLLRADGGLKTGWDVVIAALLGAEEYGFGTVAMIAEGCIMARICHTNKCPVGVATQQEGLRKRFPGLPEHVVNFFIFVAEEVRQLMSQVGVAKVEDLIGRTDLLIPRNIDLTKTKKVDLSSLLKPIDNPTDRSWLSHEIEAHSNGEVLENALLKDKEVSNAIQTQGSITKEIPIVNTDRSVCARISGEIAKKYGNKGFNGNLNLIFKGSAGQSFGAFILKGMNISLIGEANDYVGKGINGGSITIVPEIINDTSNTQVILGNTCLYGATGGKLFALGIAGERFGVRNSGAHAVIEGAGDHCCEYMTGGVVVVLGKTGRNIGAGMTGGIAFILDKKNELDLRMNKEIVEVHPLTATNHEQFLNDLIYEYHQKTKSPLAQKILADWSSWKELFKAVVPPSEKSKLGIEEVLEKATI from the coding sequence ATGTGGGGGAGATAGCGACTCAGGAGATGGTGCTGGGATTTTATGTGAAATCCCATGGTCATATTTCAAGCAAGTTTGGGACAAGGCTAAGCATTGCGAACCCCAAGCATCAGGAATAGGCATGATATTTATGCCTAAAGACTTAAAAAATAGAGAACTAGCGAAAAAAATATGTGAGCAGGAAGCTGAGTCCTTAGGATTAACCTCCAAAGGATGGAGAGATGTTCCTGTTCATGAAGAAGTTTTAGGCAAACTTGCAAGGGAAAATGAACCTTTTATTACACAATGGATAGTTGATATTAAGGATAAAGAAATCAATCTTGAGGCTTTACTTTTCAGATTGAGGCAAAGGATTTCTAATCGAGCAAATATAGAATTAAAGGAAGATGAATTAGGTCTCTATATTTGCTCTTTAAGTAGCAAAACTATTGTTTATAAAGGAATGGTTAGATCTGAAATATTGGCTCCTTTCTATAATGATTTAAAAGACGATAGATTTGAAGTCTCATATGCTGTTTACCATAGAAGATTTAGTACAAATACATTACCTAAATGGCCTTTAGCTCAACCAATGAGACTTTTAGGTCATAATGGAGAAATAAATACATTACTCGGAAATATAAATTGGGCTAAAGCAACAGAAACAGATATAAGTTCTGTTTGGAAAGAAAATGCAAATGATCTAAAACCTATAGTCGATAATTTATATAGTGATTCAGCAAATCTTGATTTAAACCTTGAACTATTAGTTCGAAGTGGAAGGCCAATAACTGATAGTTTGTTAACACTTATTCCCGAAGCTTTTAGAGACCAGCCTGAATTAATCAATAAACCTGAAATAACTGCTTTTTATGAATATGCTGCAGGAACCCAAGAACCTTGGGATGGTCCAGCTTTAATAGTCTTTACTGACGGAACAAATATTGGAGCAACTCTTGATAGAAATGGTTTAAGACCAGCTCGCTATTGCATTACTAAAAATGGATATGTTGTTATGGGATCTGAAACAGGTGTTGTTGAATTAGAAGAAGATGTAATCCAAGAAAAAGGTCGTCTAGGTCCTGGTCAAATGCTTGCGGTAGATTTAGAAAGCAAGAGAATTTTACGAAACTGGGATGTTAAAGAAGAGTCAGCAAATAGATACCCATATTTAGATTGGTTAAAAGCAAATCGTATAAACCTTAACAACCAAAGTTGGGAAATAAATAATAAATTTGATAAGCAAAAATTGCTTCAATATCAAATTGCATTTGGCTTTAGTGCAGAAGATTTTGATTACATAATTAATAGCATGGCAGCAAATGCAAAAGAACCAACTTATTGCATGGGAGATGATATACCACTAGCAATACTTTCTAACAAATCACATATTCTTTACGACTATTTCAAACAGAGATTTGCACAAGTTACCAACCCACCAATTGATCCTCTTAGAGAAAAGCTAGTCACTAGCTTAGAGATGAATCTAGGGGTCAGGAAAGCGCCCTTGAGACCCAAAGAAGAGTCTGCAAGGCTAATTCATCTTGAATCTCCAATACTTAATGAAAAAGAATTAAATTCAATAAAAAATTCTGAACTTTCGTGTAAGCAAATATCGACTTTAATTCCTATTAACGATGATAAAATTATTCTCGAAGAAGGTCTCAAAAATCTATGTAAAGAAGCAGAAGATAGTGTAATCAATGGTAGAGAGATACTAATACTTTCGGATAGAGATATTAATCGAGAAAACTCTTACATTCCACCTCTTCTTGCGGTTGGTGCAGTTCATCATCATTTACTTAGAAAAGGGCTAAGACTAAAAACCTCGATAATTATAGATACAGCTCAATGCTGGAGTACTCATCACATTGCCTGTCTGATTGGATTTGGAGCAAGTGCAATTTGTCCTTGGCTGACATGGGAAACTACTCGCCATTGGTGGCAACTACCTAAAACTCAAAAACTTATTTCCGATGGGAAGTTATCTAATTTATCTATAGAGATTGCTCAAGATAATGTTAAGAAAGCAATGGAAGATGGATTAAGAAAAATACTTTCGAAGATAGGAATCTCAGTATTAGCAAGTTATCACGGAGCACAAATCTTTGAAGCTATAGGTATCGGTGCAGATTTAATTGATTTAGCTTTCAAGGGAACAACAAGTCGTATAGCAGGTCTAACTCTGAGCGAATTATCAATCGAAACAATTTCATTTCATAAAAAAGCTTTCCCCGAACTGGAGCAAAAAAAACTTGATTTTAATGGATTTGTTCAATATCGAAATAGCGGAGAATTTCATTTAAATAATCCAGAAATGTCAAAAATTCTTCATGCTGCAGTGAAAGCTGGGCCTGAATATGACCACTTCAAAACTTATCAACAACTTCTAGAAAATCGTCCCGCTACTACCCTCAGAGATCTCCTTACATTCAAAACAGCTACCCAGCCTTTACCCCTTGATCAAATAGAGAGTGTTGAGAATATTTGTCAAAGATTTTGCACCGGTGGAATGAGCCTAGGTGCCCTATCTAGGGAAGCGCATGAAGTTCTTGCAATAGCAATGAATAGGATTGGAGGCAAAAGTAATAGTGGTGAAGGAGGTGAGGATCCTGCAAGATTCAATGTCCTCGAGGATGTTGATGAAAATAATCAATCAAAAACATTACCTAATCTCAAAGGACTTTTAAATGGAGATACAGCATGTTCTGCAATTAAACAAATTGCCTCTGGCCGATTTGGTGTAACCCCTGAATATTTAACTAGCGGCAAGCAATTAGAAATCAAAGTAGCTCAAGGTGCAAAGCCTGGAGAAGGAGGACAATTACCTGGGCCAAAGGTTGATGAATACATAGCAAGGCTTCGTAATAGCAAGCCAGGAGTAGCTCTTATTTCTCCTCCTCCTCATCATGATATCTATTCCATAGAGGATCTTGCCCAACTTATTCATGACCTACATCAAATAAATCCAACTGCAAAAGTTAGTGTGAAATTAGTTGCTGAGATAGGGATTGGCACAATTGCAGGAGGAGTAGCTAAAGCCAATGCTGATGTCATCCAAATTTCAGGACATGATGGCGGTACGGGCGCATCTCCACTTAGTTCAATCAAACATGCTGGTTTGCCATGGGAACTTGGATTAACGGAAGTTCATCGCTCTTTATTAGAAAATGGTCTTCGCGAAAGGGTTTTATTAAGAGCAGATGGAGGTCTAAAGACAGGCTGGGATGTGGTCATAGCAGCTTTACTTGGAGCAGAAGAATATGGCTTTGGAACAGTCGCAATGATTGCCGAAGGTTGCATAATGGCGAGGATTTGCCACACAAACAAATGTCCAGTCGGTGTAGCAACTCAGCAAGAAGGCTTAAGAAAAAGATTCCCTGGATTACCTGAACATGTCGTTAACTTTTTCATCTTCGTAGCTGAGGAAGTCAGACAATTGATGAGTCAAGTTGGAGTAGCAAAAGTCGAGGATCTAATTGGAAGAACAGATCTATTAATCCCACGGAATATAGACTTAACAAAAACAAAAAAAGTTGACCTATCTAGCCTTCTCAAACCTATAGATAACCCAACAGATCGTTCATGGTTAAGCCACGAAATTGAAGCTCATAGCAATGGAGAGGTTCTTGAAAATGCCCTACTCAAAGATAAAGAAGTTTCTAATGCAATTCAAACTCAGGGAAGTATTACTAAAGAAATTCCTATTGTTAATACAGATAGAAGTGTTTGTGCACGAATCTCTGGAGAGATAGCTAAAAAATATGGAAATAAAGGTTTTAATGGGAATTTAAATTTGATATTTAAAGGTTCAGCGGGGCAAAGCTTTGGTGCATTTATTTTAAAAGGAATGAATATTTCTTTGATTGGAGAAGCTAATGATTATGTAGGAAAAGGCATTAACGGAGGTTCCATTACGATTGTTCCTGAAATTATTAATGACACATCTAACACTCAGGTGATACTTGGCAACACATGTCTATATGGAGCAACTGGTGGAAAATTATTCGCCCTTGGAATAGCTGGGGAACGTTTTGGTGTTCGCAATAGTGGAGCTCATGCTGTTATTGAAGGAGCTGGAGACCATTGTTGCGAATATATGACTGGAGGAGTAGTTGTTGTGCTTGGAAAAACTGGAAGAAATATAGGAGCAGGAATGACTGGAGGCATAGCTTTTATTCTTGATAAAAAAAATGAACTTGACTTAAGAATGAATAAAGAAATTGTTGAGGTCCATCCTCTAACTGCAACTAACCATGAACAATTCTTAAATGACTTAATTTATGAATATCATCAGAAAACGAAAAGTCCATTAGCACAAAAGATTCTCGCAGACTGGTCTTCATGGAAGGAATTATTTAAAGCAGTAGTTCCTCCAAGCGAAAAAAGTAAACTAGGTATTGAGGAAGTGCTTGAGAAAGCTACAATTTAG
- a CDS encoding YciI family protein, giving the protein MPIFIKTEKFKDKTLKLSNSERKKFLLMHKEWVKGITNSGHYIHSGYLINDKKMPGGGGLLIFEAKDFLTAKKIVENDPMIKYELVSWDLQEWISIDGSQPKFSNYLG; this is encoded by the coding sequence ATGCCGATATTTATTAAGACAGAGAAGTTTAAAGATAAAACTTTAAAATTATCTAATAGTGAAAGGAAAAAATTCTTATTAATGCATAAAGAATGGGTCAAAGGTATTACTAACTCAGGCCATTACATCCATAGCGGATATTTAATAAATGACAAAAAGATGCCAGGCGGCGGCGGTTTATTAATTTTTGAAGCGAAGGACTTTTTAACAGCTAAAAAAATTGTAGAAAATGATCCAATGATTAAGTATGAGTTAGTTTCTTGGGATCTTCAAGAATGGATATCAATTGACGGAAGTCAACCAAAGTTTTCAAATTATCTTGGATGA
- the lipA gene encoding lipoyl synthase, protein MLKPDWLRVKAPQQERIGNVADLLVDLKLNTVCQEASCPNIGECFAGGTATFLIMGPACTRKCPYCDISFDNSKRLLDPSEPDRLGEAVYRMGLTHVVITSVNRDDLEDGGASQFLKCIKAVQSKSPFTSIEVLIPDLCGNWDALKVILDAAPNVLNHNIETVPRLYPRVRPQGKYERSLELLKRVREGWPRVYTKSGLMAGLGETDDEILSVLSDLHLNKVDIVTIGQYLSPGPKHLPVNRFVSPSQFDSYRVEGENKLGFLQVISSPLTRSSYHAGEVKKLMMSHPR, encoded by the coding sequence TTGCTTAAACCAGACTGGCTACGTGTTAAAGCACCACAGCAAGAGAGGATTGGTAATGTTGCTGATTTATTAGTTGATTTAAAACTCAATACAGTTTGTCAGGAAGCAAGTTGTCCAAATATTGGAGAGTGTTTTGCAGGAGGTACTGCTACTTTCTTAATAATGGGACCTGCTTGCACGAGAAAATGTCCTTATTGCGATATTTCATTTGATAATTCAAAAAGGCTTTTAGACCCATCAGAACCTGATCGTCTAGGTGAAGCTGTTTACAGAATGGGCTTAACGCATGTCGTCATAACTTCCGTTAATCGTGATGATTTAGAAGATGGAGGCGCTAGTCAATTTTTGAAATGTATTAAGGCTGTGCAAAGTAAATCTCCTTTTACTTCTATTGAAGTCTTAATCCCAGATCTTTGCGGAAATTGGGATGCTTTGAAAGTTATCTTGGATGCTGCGCCAAATGTCCTTAATCACAATATCGAGACAGTTCCGAGGCTATATCCAAGAGTTAGACCTCAAGGGAAATATGAAAGGTCTTTAGAATTATTAAAAAGAGTTCGGGAAGGTTGGCCAAGAGTCTATACAAAATCAGGTTTAATGGCTGGATTAGGGGAGACAGATGATGAGATTTTGAGTGTTCTAAGTGATCTCCATTTAAATAAAGTTGATATAGTAACTATTGGGCAATATTTATCACCAGGACCAAAACATTTACCTGTTAATAGATTTGTTTCCCCTTCGCAATTTGATAGTTATCGTGTTGAGGGAGAAAATAAATTAGGATTTTTACAGGTCATTAGTTCACCATTAACTAGAAGTAGTTATCACGCTGGAGAAGTTAAAAAATTAATGATGTCTCATCCAAGATAA